DNA from Diabrotica undecimpunctata isolate CICGRU unplaced genomic scaffold, icDiaUnde3 ctg00001546.1, whole genome shotgun sequence:
AGTTCTCTGTCTTTCTCTTCACTGTGCATGGCACAGTTCCAAGGGCACGTATCCATTCTCTTCCAACTAGTGATTGACCCTCACCATCCACCACGTACAACTTTAACATTTGCCTTATTCCCTGGTGCTCAACCTCCACTGGAGTTAACCCTAAaacatttaaatgatttttacAGTATGTAGTTAATTTTACATCAGATTTCTGTAATTGTagtgtagaaaaatatgtgtcaaatacatttttgtttacaatGGTAACAGCAGCACCTGAAtcaatttcatattttaaaatattgttgtttactcttaagtttataaaaaatttgtctTTTGAATTTACAGTACTAATCTTAAAAATTTCTTGAACTGAGCAAACTGAAGTTACTTGGTTAGACCtaacattttttgattttaaacaaactttttgaatgtgtccaacttttttacaaaaattacaagttaaatgtttttttgaacaagaatttgctaaatgtgAAGGATCTCCACATCTATAACATACATTACTATTTGTGTTTGAAGAATTTGCAGCAGAGTCATTCTGAAATTGCATCCTATTATTATTTGCACTCCttgcttttgtatttaatatattgacactagaattattataattttgattaTGAAAAAATTGGTTACTGTCCTTTTCTGATGCCTCCATGCTTGTGGCAATCTCAACGGCTCTATCTAGGTCCAGTCCTTTTGATTCTAGAAGTCTAGCTTGTGTTCTTTTCGATCGTAGGCCAAAAACAAATTGGTTTCTTATAGCACTTTTAAGATATGTAGAGAAATTGCAGTTAATTGACAACTTTTGTAGTGAATGAAGGTATTCTTGTATTGTTTCTCCTTCGGCTTGCCTTTTTGATTGGAATCTGAAGATTTCTGCAATTTCCAGGGGTGCAGGGTTGTAAAAATTATCCATTAAATTGACAATGTCGTCGTATGACTTGTCTTCCGGGACTTCTGGGGCTAACTTGTCGCATAGGGTGTCGTAGGCCTCAGAACCCATGTAGTGTAGTAGATAAGGTAATCTCATTTCGTCTGGAATTTTAAATACCTTGTAAGCACCTTCCAGCCTCTTTACCCACCTGGACCATTTGGTGGCAGACTGGTTGAAAGATTCAACGGAAAATTGAAATGTAGATACTTGTATAGACATAATTGGGGATGTAgtataataataatgtaaataaCTGTACTTGAAGTTGAAGTAGCAATGGTAGTAGTCGTAATAATCTCTGTAGTAGTTGTTATTACCATCATATGTATCCCATCCTCGTCGCCAATTGTTCTGTATTTGGTATTTCTTACTTAAATaaggtaataattaataatacaacgtGGTTTTATATCATTAACCTTTATTGCCCAATAACTGACTAACTTCATTCCCTTGTGTCCGTGAGCGGTGTTGCCTACCTGTGTTGCCAAGTATATAACATATTTATTACACCTTCCATCAGGCTTACACAAATGGCAACCGTACAACAAAACAGTTTATATTATATGCCAGTTTTACGTTTCTACACTAGTTTTGTATGTTTACATAATACAATTATGAAAAAGGTCTATCGCAGAATATAATTGGTGTATTTCTTTTACAGGATAAAAATGAGCAGTAACTTCACTACAATCATTCCATCAAACATCACAGATGTAGCCAATGACACGTTGTATGATTTTAACGCTACTGTCACAAATGAAGACAGTGATGTACTTTATGAAAACGTCGTTGAGATATGCGTTTCCTTTCTATTAGTGTGCTGTCTTTTAGCTATGTGTGTAAATACTTTAGTCATTGTTAGTGTCTATTGGATCAGAAATCCCATGACCCCAAATCTAAAAATCAGCTTGAGCCTAGCCGTAGCTGACGCTTTGAGTTCCAGCATGACTGGTCTTCTTTTGCTTATGGAGAAAATTAGTTTTTCGTATTTAGGAGTGTTTCCTTGTATTGTTGAGCTTGTTCGCTTAAGCGGGATTGTTATTACTGTATTGCATCTTTTGGCGTTAAGCTTCAATCATTATATTGGCATAATGAAACCTCTGCATTACAATGTGATTGTCACCAAGAGAAAGGTTACCGTTGTAATAGCGTTCCTTTGGATATGTCCTGTAATCTTGTTAGTTGCACTATCAACACTAGAAAACAACGGTAAGCTAATACAAAGTATACACGACAACACCTGCAAcatccaaatattttctacatttgCTGTCAGATTAAGCTATAGCGTTTTGTACTTTTTCCCCATATTACTAATGGTTACCTGCTACACGCACATCTTAATCACAGTACGAAACCAGCAAAATAAATGGAAAGCAGTATCTAGATCTGGAAGTTCTAAATCAAGAGGACGGAGTATCCAACCTAATAATACCAGTCAAAAGGCCATAAGAGAACAAGCAAGGCTGCAAGGAAATATCAAAGCTGTATATACCACGCTATTTATATTAGGTAAGTAATAATATCTTTATACctttttaacaaattaattaaattaaacaactaATGCTTTTTTTAATACAGCAATTTACTGATATAAGTTACATTGATCCAAAACTCAATCCTTGATTTGTGTCCGTCTCAGTTTGCATGGAAAAGGAGCTCTATATTAAATGGGAGCTCTTCTGTTTTTCGCGTAAAACCTTTATCTCGACACTGCGCATTCCAATTACTAATAGGAAAATATCCTGCAATTATGTAGGATAGATTTGACTAACATCTAAATAAGCATTCGTGTGACATCTATGACatcacagatgtcatagagcaTATAGAATGGCTGAATTGGAACTGGGCGGGCGTTTTGGCTAGAATGAGTGACGAGCGGTGGacacaaaaaattacagtgtgaaGACCACGAGCTGACAGAAAAAGTAGAGGTAGACCACAAGAAGCTGAATACCGACATAACTGGGAGAAATTAGAATAAGCCTATGTTTAACTTTGGATGCAGAAGGCAGAATGATGATGAAGCATTTGTGGACTACCTGAGCATATGGCATAGAGCATCACCTATGTCAATATTATCTCAAGATATTACTAAATATTACACATTTATAGGCGGTCATCAAATGTGGATTTACCGGGCTCTAAAAGTGCGGTAAAGAAAGTAAGGGAAAGCTACTTCACTATCTCCCAAGAACAATGACTAAGCAAAGTACAATCATACATGTGACCCTGTATACGCGGAGACGTCTGACATATACGCGGTATGgtcagagggtgctaagaatttCCGCGAAGAGCTAGGTCCCACCCAAAAGGGGAGAACTTTAAAAATAACCCAATTAATCAATagttaaaggaaaaaaatacccacagtacttttaaaaaatgaacaggttaaatattgatttctttagAATAAGCGAAATAAGataagtaaattataaaaaaaaatgagaactTATAAAActccaaattttttattttctgtatcTAAATCACTTGACAAGATGGTGTGTATTCGTGTCCCGGCTATCCTTCCCTAGTCATCTTGTTTTGTGAATTGCTACTATACTAATCTTGTATCTTTTCAATTTACTGAGCAAGGTGCTCAACGCTCCAGGTCTATTTAAAGTTCTAACGTTCTAAGTCCCACGAGTAATCCATGTTTCATTGCCAATATCCAGAGCTTGTTTTTGGGTTTCGTAGTAATGGTTTTTTTTCGGGGATAGATTACTAGATTGTCGCCCAACCCTTTTCCTTTATCTGATATCGGTTACTGATCTGCTCATTCTATCCGGAGTTGATTGTTATAAATATTTGGTTTAAACTACTAGCTCGCAGAttatacacatggaaatcaccacaaaaatattaataaaatcaaataaagaatAGAATcagtcttcttctttttgtagttcgttctcctatcggaggttggctattaTCATGGCTATCCGTATCTTATTGGTGGCTGCtttgaaaagatctactgagctacaactgtaccactctcttaggtttcttagccaggaaattcttcgtcttcctatggatcttttactcttgattttaccttgcattatgagcgaAATATCTCATATTTTGCGcatctggtaatgtggcctaaatattccagctttattgttttgatgtgctttatgatcttgcaatccttttgtagccttcttaacacttctgcatttgtagtTC
Protein-coding regions in this window:
- the LOC140431629 gene encoding octopamine receptor beta-2R-like is translated as MSSNFTTIIPSNITDVANDTLYDFNATVTNEDSDVLYENVVEICVSFLLVCCLLAMCVNTLVIVSVYWIRNPMTPNLKISLSLAVADALSSSMTGLLLLMEKISFSYLGVFPCIVELVRLSGIVITVLHLLALSFNHYIGIMKPLHYNVIVTKRKVTVVIAFLWICPVILLVALSTLENNGKLIQSIHDNTCNIQIFSTFAVRLSYSVLYFFPILLMVTCYTHILITVRNQQNKWKAVSRSGSSKSRGRSIQPNNTSQKAIREQARLQGNIKAVYTTLFILGSCFVGWVPALLFYILTCEDCPIMGPL
- the LOC140431628 gene encoding uncharacterized protein, with amino-acid sequence MSIQVSTFQFSVESFNQSATKWSRWVKRLEGAYKVFKIPDEMRLPYLLHYMGSEAYDTLCDKLAPEVPEDKSYDDIVNLMDNFYNPAPLEIAEIFRFQSKRQAEGETIQEYLHSLQKLSINCNFSTYLKSAIRNQFVFGLRSKRTQARLLESKGLDLDRAVEIATSMEASEKDRLTPVEVEHQGIRQMLKLYVVD